CTAATGTAAATGTTAATATAATTTCATCCCCAATTCGTAGGTTTAATGTATTTTTTTCTTCTACACTTACGCAAAATCTTGCACCAGATGGGCTTATATCAAGAATTCTACCAATATGCCACTTTATGATTTCTTTATCATCTTCCTTTATTTTTTTACCTAATACAGCTTCTATATCTGTATCTATTCTCGGATATTCTCTTCTTTGTATTCTTAGAATTTCAAATGTGTGAGGAAATTTTAATATAACATTTCCACTTTCTTTCAAGATATCCTCTATTTGCCCCTCAACAACATAAGCACCATCTGATTTTCTTATAAAAGATATTTTTACCTTATCACCAACATTTAAATTCGGTACATTTTTATCAGTTATTGCCCAGTACATATATAATTCATCTTTGTCATATAAGACAACATTAAAACTTCTTCCATCTTCTAATTTAATCCTTCCTCCTTGGAAAAGATCAATATCTTTTGTGACAGTGATTGGAACAAAAGATGGTACGACATCAAATCCAAGCTTTTCTCTCATATCTTTGATTAAATTTTCATTAAAATTTGGATTATCCTTTATATAAAGGTCAACAACTTTCTCAAATGGTGATTTAAACTCTAAAGCTAAAAATGGGTCTCTACCCATCTTTTTAGAATAATCCCAAAGAATAGATACTTGCTCATCGCTCAACTCTTTCTCTTTAGCATATTTTACAAATTCTGAATAATGGTATTTCGCTTTAAGTTTTTTACTTAAACTATTTAAAAATAAAACAGCGAGAATAATAATTAAAATTATAAAAAGCAAAAAAACTATTGCATTTATATCAACACCAGATAATTTTTCTACGGCTTTCTGATAACCTTCTACAACTGGTTTTCTCTCAGGCATTTTTAACCCATCCCTACATTTTATTCTAAGTTTTTGTTAAACTATAATATCACAATTTTATGGAGGGTTTAAGATTAGCTTTTATAGAAGTTTTGCTGAAATAAATTTAGAAAATTTAAAGCATAATGTAAAAAATTTATACTCTTTTTCAAAGAAAAAAATTTTTGCAGTGGTAAAAGCAGATGCGTACGGTCATAATGCGGTTTTGGTATCTAAATATCTACAAGAATTAGATTTTATAGAATCTTTCTGCGTTGCTACTCCTTTAGAAGGGAAAGAATTAAGAGAAAATGGAATTTTTAAAAATATTCTTATTCTTGGCGGGGTTTTAAAAGAAGAGATTGAGATTTTAAATCAGTACAACTTAATTCCCGTGATTTCAGACTTTAACCAGTTGGAAATCGCAAGAAAGCTAAAAAATAGAAAAATACATCTAAAATTTGATACTGGAATGAGAAGGCTTGGGTTTTATTTAGAGAATGTGGATAAAATAAAACCACTTTTAAAAGAGTTTGAGATAGAAGGAGTACTAACTCATCTATCAAGTGCTGATACTGATAGAGAGTATACAATAAATCAGATTAAAGAGTTTAAAGAGATTTTAAATCTTCTTGATGTTAAGCCAAAATACATACACGTTCAAAACTCAGCCGGCGTTGTTTATGAGTGTGATTTTTGCAATGTTATAAGGGTTGGTCTTGCTATGTATGGGGAAAAGCCTTTTGAAAGTTATCCGATAGAGCTAAAACAAGTAATGAGTGTAAAATCTAAAATTATTTCTATTAAAGATGTAAAATCAGGGGATAGAGTTTCTTATAATGGAAGCTTTGTAGCCAAAAAACCTATGAAGGTTGCCATAGTACCATTTGGTTATGCAGATGGTCTTCCAAGAAGTTTATCCAATAGATGGTTTTTTTTAGTAAATGGTAAAGAAGCTCCAATTCTTGGTAAAATAACAATGGATATGACAATAGTTGATGTTTCTGAAATTGAGAATATAAATATTGGTAATGAGGTTGTGATAGTTGGAGAAAGTGGCAATAAAAGAATAACCTTTGGAGATATTGCTAACATTGTAGGAACTATTTCATACGAAATCATGTGTGGTATCTCAAAAAGGGTTGTAAGGTGCGAAAAATGTTAAATATTTTGGTTGTAGATGATGAAAAAAATATTCAAAGTTTGATTAAAGATATTCTCAGCGATGAAGGTCATTCTGTAAGCGTTGCCGGAAGTTTGACATCTGCAAAGGATTTAATAAAAAAAGAAGTTTTTGATTTGATATTCTTAGATGTATGGCTACCTGATGGAGACGGTATATCTTTGATTTCTTTTATAAAAGAGCATCAGCCAAACAGCTTTATAGTTATGATTTCCGGTCATGCAAACATACCTATAGCCGTTCAAGCAATAAAGGAAGGTGCTTTCGACTTTTTAGAAAAACCGCTATCTACAGACACGATTTTTGCAGTAATAGAAAAAATAGAAAAAGAAATAAAATTGAGACAAAGCCTTCAATTCTATAAAGAAAAAGAAGAAAGTCAGATTGAAATCATCGGAAATAGTGAAAAGATAGTTCAATTGAAAAAACAGATAGAAAAAGTAGCAAAAACAAATGCATGGGTAATGATTCTTGGAGAAAACGGAACCGGTAAAGAACTTGTAGCAAAATCCATTCATTATCAATCTAGCAGAAAAGATTATCCATTTGTAGATATAAACTGTGCTGCAATACCTGACGAGCTTTTTGAAGCAGAATTTTTTGGATACGAAAAAGGAGCGTTTACTAATGCTTTCACAAGAAAGATAGGGAAGTTAGAGCTTGCAGACAAAGGAACGTTATTTTTAGATGAAGTGGCAGATATGAGCCTATCTGCCCAAGCCAAGCTTTTAAGAGTTTTAGAAGAAAAAGAATTTTCAAGACTTGGAAGTAATACGAAAATAAAGGTTGATTTAAGAGTAATCTCAGCAACAAACAAAGATATACAAAAAGAAGTAGAAAAAGGCACTTTCAGACAGGACTTAGCTTTTAGACTATCAGTAATTCCATTAACCGTACCACCACTGAGAGAAAGAGGAGAAGATATAATCTTACTTGCAGAGTACTTTATAAAGAAATTTTCAATAGAAAATAAAGTAGAACCACCAATACTGACTGATGAAGTAAAAAGAACTTTTTTAAACTATTCTTGGCCCGGAAATGTAAGAGAGCTAAAAAATCTAATGGAAAGAATTGTTATTTTTAACAGTGGTGATTATGTTTATAACAAAGACCTACCCCCAAACATGTTTGGTAAAACTACTGCCCATGAAGAAAAAAGCATTCCAATTACAATAAGACCTTTGAAAGATGCAAAAGAAGAACTTGAAAGAGAGATGATTAAAAAAGCCTTGGAAGTATACAATAAAAATTTAAAAGAAGTTGCAAAGGCTCTTGATATTGATTTATCGTCTTTGTATAGAAAAATAAAACAGCATCAGTTGGAGGAGTAAAAATGCCATACGTTGAAGTTAAGGTAACTGGAAGACTAACAAAAGAACAAAAAGAAAAAATCGTAGAAGGTATTACAAAAGTATTAGAAGAGGTTGCAAACAAACCACCACAATCTACTTATATAGTAATTACAGAAGTAGACAGAGAAAACTGGGCAAAGGGTGGAAAATTATTGTCTGATTTATAGGGAGAGTGTTCCAAATTTTTTTAAGCTTCCCTTTCCGTGTCATCCTGAAGCCAAAGGCTGAAAGATCTACTCTTTTAAAAAGAGAGAAAACGAGATTCTTCGCTTACGCTCAGAATGACAGTGTTGGTTTTTGGAACAGTCTTTCTTGTTTTTTGATATTTAAGTTGTTAAGTTTTCTTTTATATCCTCTTTTTTACTCATTTTTAAAAAGTTTTCAAGAAGTTTATGACCGTACTCTGTCAATATAGACTCTGGATGAAACTGAACGCCCCATATTGGATATTTTTTATGTTCTATTGCCATTATTTCATCATCATCAGACCGTGCAGTTATCTCTATATCCTCCGGCAGAGTCGATTCATCAATGACTAAGGAATGATATCTTACAGCATTAAAAGGGTTTGGTATTCCTTCAAACAAGCCTTTTTCATTATGATAGATTTTTGATGTTTTGCCATGCATTAAGCATTTAGCTTTCACTATCTTGGCCCCGAAAGCCTGCCCAATCGATTGATGTCCCAAGCAAACACCAAGAATAGGATAGATTCCTTTAAAGTTTTTTATAACATCAACAGAGATCCCCGCCTCTGTTGGAGTGCAGGGACCGGGTGATATTACAATCGCATCAATTCCTTCCATATTTTTAATATCTTCAATCGTTATCTCATCATTTCTTTTAACTACGACTTCTTGGCCAAGGTCATAGAAATATTGGACAATGTTATATGTAAATGAGTCGTAGTTATCTATCATCAATATCATTGTTTACTGCCTACGAACAATACAAGGTCTTTTAATCTTGTAGAATATCCATATTCATTATCATACCAAGATGCCGCATGAACAAGATTTCCACCGATCACTTGCGTTAGTAATGAGTCAAAAATAGAAGATGCCGGATTTCCAACAATATCAGATGATACTACTGGATCTTCGCAGTATGCAAGAATTCCTTTCATTTCACCTTCTGCGTATTTTTTCATCGCAGCATTAACTTCTTCTACAGTTGTTTCTTTTTCTACCACAACCGTTAAATCTATTAAAGAACCATCAGCAACAGGAACTCTTCTTGCTGTACCATCTAACTTTCCTTTAACTTCTGGGATAACTTCTCCAAGTGCTTTTGCTGCCCCTGTTGTTGTTGGAACAATATTTACTGCCGCCGCTCTTGCTCTTCTTAAATCTTTATGTGGTAAGTCTAATATTCTTTGGTCGTTTGTGTATGCGTGGGTTGTTACCATATAACCATACTTTATGCCAAACTCTTTTTGCAACACTTTTACTACCGGTGCAAGTGCGTTTGTTGTACAAGATGCATTTGAAATAATGTTGTGATTTGCCGGGTCATAAGCTTCTTGGTTAACTCCAAGAACTATTGTAATGTCTGGATTTTTAGCCGGTGCAGAGATAATAACTTTTTTAGCTCCTGCTTCAAGATGCTTTTGCGCATCCTCTCTTTTTGTAAACAACCCTGTTGATTCTATGACTATATCAACGTTTAAATCTTTCCATGGAAGTTGTGCAGGGTCTTTTATAGCTGTTATTTTTATTTCTTTTCCGTTTACAATAATAGAGTCTTCTGTAGCTTTTATATCAGCATCGTATATTCCGTGAACTGAGTCGTATTTTAAAAGATGTGCCAATGTTTTAGTATCTGTTATGTCGTTGATAGCTACAATTTCAATACCTTTAACGCCGTTTACAATTCTAAAAAAGTTTCTTCCAATTCTTCCAAACCCATTAATAGCTACTCTCATAAATATTCCTCCTGGAATTTTTTCAGAATCTATTTTAGCATAATTCTAAGCTTTAAAATCACATCTTCCATTTTCATGCCACGAGAACCTTTAACCAAAACAACTGGCTGATAATTAGAAAATTTCAAAATATCCTCTACTATGCCATCTTTGTTATCAAAATGTTTAACCCTTGACTTATCATCAATCTCTTCAAAAACATACTTTGTTTCATTGCCATAAAGCATTATGTAATCAATATAAGAAACATTTAAAAACTTTCCAATCTCTCTATGAAGCTCCTGAGAATAATCCCCAAGCTCAAGCATATCTCCCAAAACGAAAATTTTAAAACCTTCCATGCTGTTTAAAATATCAATTGCATTTTTTACAGATAAAGGATTTGCATTGTAAGAGTCATCAATGATTGTAAAATTACCAATATTTATGATTTCTCCTCTTCCGGAAGAAGATTTAAAATCTTTTAAAACTTCAAGATTTTTTATTGGATCATAACCAAAATGGTACAAGACACCGGCAACCGCTCCAATATTTTTAAATACGCCAATATTATAAACCGGTATTTTTAGCTCTATTTTATCATTTTTATATTTAATAACTCCAACTGTCCCATCTTTGACAATCTTTATATCTCTTATCTCAATATCTCCATCTTCTCCGTATGTTATTGGATTTTTTGGATTGTAGAACTTTTTTAATTCAGATGGCAACACTGAATAATCTCCGCAATTGAATATCTCTCCTTTTCCTTTTATAACGTTTTCAAAAGAGCCAAACTTTCCAACATGTCCATGTCCTACGGATACTAAAACACTAATATCTTGATTTACCATCTTGCCAAGGTAATCAATATCTCCTACCTTTCCAGCTCCCATTTCAATGATTGTTAAATCTATGTTTTCTGGAATGTTGGCAAGAGTTAAAGGAACGCCGATTTCGTTGTTATAGTTTCCTTGTGTTGCATAGGTGCTTGCAAGATTAGATAATACAAAATTCATAAGTTCTTTTGTTGATGTTTTTCCGCTTGTCCCTGTAATGCCAATGACTGCTTTAACTTGATTTCTTTTATGTTTTCCAACTTCTACCAATGCTTGATAGGTATCTTTAACCAAGATTCCGTTTTTAAAATTTAAAGGCTTTTCAGAAAAATAGCCAACCGCTCCTTTTTCAATTGCATCTTCTATATATTGGTGACCATCTGCATTTTGACCTTTAAGCGGTATAAAAAAATCCCCTTCTTTTACTCTCCTGCTGTCGATCTCAAATCTATTTATTTTTTTATTTTCTTTAAGATTTAAAAACTCACCATTTACAATCTTTTTAAGCTGGGCTAAATCCATTACTTTCTTCCTACAACTAAAAAAATTGGATACTCTCTTTCCATGCTCTCTCTTTGTTTTTTAACTATATGCGCTATTTCAGACTTGATTTCTTTAAATCCGGCTTCTTTAAGTTTATTTTCCATCTCTTGTATTTCAAACCCAAAATGTTCAACCCCTTCATTGTCATCATGAAAGCTGCCATCTTCTTTAACAAGGTCAGCAATCGCAATATAACCATCTTCATTTAGATAATCGTAAAGAATTTTTAATATCTGACTTATATCCTTTATATGATGAAAAACCATAGAGCTAACGATTAAGTCGTACTTTTCTGATAGTTTATCTGTATAAATGTCTAAATTGAGACATTTCATATTTTCGATTTGATTTTCTTTAATTTTTTTATCAAAAACCTCTATCATTCCTTTTGATGTATCAATTCCTGTAATCTCTCCAACATAAGGCTGTAAGAAAAAGGACAATAATCCGGTTCCACATCCAAAGTCTAAGACTTTCATGTTTTGATTTAATGGAACCAACTCTTTTATTTTTTCAGCTACATTTTTTGCTATATTGACTCTTGCAGGTTTTTCATCCCATGTAAACGCTGCCATATCAAATCTATTCATAGATTATCCTCCTAAAAATCTTAAGACAAGATATATTAAAATTAAGATAAATGCTGGGATGACTAATAAGATTATAGTTTTTAAATATTTTTTTTCTCCTTTTTCCTCTTTCAAAAGAGATTTCAATGCAGATCTTATATGGTGAGGTTTTATTACTTGGCTATTTTCCAAATATGCAGACATTAAAGCTTTTGACATAACTGAATTTATTAATCTTGGGATTCCTTCAGTATTTTTATATAATTCTTCAAAAACTTTTGGGTCAATATTTATATTCTCACCATTTGCTATTTTTAAACGATGCATAACGTATTTTTCAACTTCTTTTAAGTTTAAAAAATTTAGGAACATTTTATTTGTAATTCGATGGTCTAACTGTCTAAGTTTAGGAAGCTTTAATTTTTCTTCTAACTCTGGCTGACCTACTAAAATAATTTGAATTAATTTCTCTTTTTCAGTTTCTAAATTAGATAGCAATCTTAACTCTTCTAATGTTTCTACTGGCATAAGCTGTGCTTCATCTATTATGATTAATGTTTTTATGCCTTTTTTAATATTTTCAAGTAAAAATAATTTCAATATTTTTAATATTTTATCTTTGGAAATATCCTTATCATATTCCAGAGAAAACTCATCCATCAATGTCTTTAAAAACTCTTCTGGTTGAAGGTTTGGATTTAAAATCAATGCATAAATATATTTATCTGGTAGGTCGGATAAGAATTTTCTCAAAATGGTAGTTTTTCCTGTTCCAGGTTCTCCAACGATTACACAAAAACCTTCTCCATTTTCAACAACGTATTTTAATAAATTTTTGGCAGTTCTATGAGTTAAAGATTCGTAGAAAAAACTTGGGTCGGGTGTTATTTTAAATGGATCTTCTTTTAAACCAAAAAAATCTAAATAACTCATTTACTCTTGTTTTTCCTTTGGAAAGATTATACTTCTTACTCTCTTAGTTTTTGAAGTTGCTATAGCTTTTTCCTCATCTATGTAATAGTAAATTTCATCACCTTCTACAACGTTTTTATCTTGATGAACTTCTGCATTATTTCTAAGAATTATCAAATTTTTATCTTTATAGTATTCTGCTTCTTTACCTTTACCCCATTTGTTTTCTTGCTCAAAATAAACATTACCGGTAGCTATTATTTTAGAGACATCACCTTTATCGTCTAAAAATATTTTCATCATATCTGCATTTAATTTAATATTTCCCTTTATAGCTTCAACTTTTCCTGTGTATATAGCTATTTTATCTTTGTTAAAGTATTCCAACTTATCAGCTGTTATTACCACCGGCTCTTTTTTATTCGTTTCTTTTTTTTCTTGACTGTATGCAACCAACACAAAAAATAAAATAATAAAAAACGCTAATTTATAAATACGGCTGGCAAAAAATTCAAGGAAAGTAGGGGATTCTTTGTTAATTAAAAAATTTATATCATGCATCTTTTCCTCTCACTGTTGTTTTAACATTTTGTAATCTTATGTTTTCTTCTTCAAAATTAAAAAACAAATTCTTTCCTACGGTTTGCATTTTTTCAGAATTAATATAATTTTGACTATAGTTGTACGCAATCTTTCTTTCTGTATCTATAAATAATTTATCGGTCGTAAGTTGAAGATTCTTAGATATAACTTTTACATTATTATAAATATCAATTATTTTTTGCTGTCCGTAATATGTTGCTAAATCTCCTGTTAAATCAAAAGACCTATCATCGCTTTTATAAATTAAATACGGCTTTTCTATATGAACGTTTTCCTTAACCTTTACCATCTTTTGCCCTGTCAGTTTATACTCTTTATCTGACTTAGATATGTATATAAAATTTTCTATTGTGTTATTTGTATATCTTAATCTATTTAGATTTTCTCTTTCTATATAGTCGTTAATTTGATTAAAAATGTAAGAAATGACAAGAAAAATCAAGCCTAACAAGAAGATTCTACTGCTCTTCTCTAACAATATCTTCTATCTCCTCTAAATTCTTGCCTTTTTTTCTGAAATCCCATTTTGAGCTAAACATATCTTCAAAAATTTTTACTACTTCTGTATTTCCTTCTTTTGCAGCTTTATCTTTGATATACATAGTTGGTCTGTGAAGTAGTTTGTTTATCAAAGACCTCATTGCCAAATCAATGGTTTCTCTTTCTTTTTCATTTAGATAAGGCATTTGTTTAAACAATTTTTCCAACTGCTGTTGTCTAAGCTTATCTGCATAATCTCTAACACTTGAAATAATAGGACTAACTTTTAGAGCATTTAACCATTTGACAAACTTCTCTACTTCTTCGTCGATTATAAATTCGGCTCTTTGAGCTTCTATTTTTCTTTCTTCTAAGTTTGAATTTACTACCTGTTTTAAATCGTCAATGTTGTATAAATAAACACCTTCAAGCTCGTTAACACTCTCTTCAACGTTTCTTGGAACAGAGATATCTATTATAAAAAGTGGGTCTTTTCTGCTTTTTATTGCTCTTTTAACATCTTCTTTTTTTAGAATTGGTTCTTTTGCACCTGTTGAAACGATTATAATATCTGCCTCCGGTAAAAATTCTTGAATTTTTTCAAATCTAATTGCACTTCCGCTGAATTTGTCTGCAAGTTCAACAGCTTTTTCAAATGTTCTGTTTGACACAAAAATATGTTTTACATTTAGAGAATGAAGGTGCTTAGCTGCAAGCTCAGCCATCTCGCCAGCACCAATTATAAGCACATTTTTATCTTTCAAATCTCCAAAAATCTTCTTTGCAAGCAAAACAGCTGCATAGCTTATAGATACAGCCCTTCTTGATATACCGGTAGAAGTTCTGATTTTTTTTGATACGTTTAAAGCTTTATCAAATAATCTTGTAAGAATATGACGGACGGCTTTATACTCTTTTGCTTTTGTAAACGAATCTTTAAATTGACAAACAATCTGTGGTTCGCCTATCACCATAGAATCTAAGCTTGAAGAAACTCTAAATATATGTCTGATTGCTTCTTTGTTTGTATAGAAAAATAAATAATCTTTTAAAGTATTGACAGGAACAGTAGAATACTGAGATAGAATTCTTAAAATCTCTTCTTTTACTTTTTCTATATTATCGTTAGATACTCCGTAAAGCTCAACTCTGTTACAAGTAGAAATTACGCAGATTTCATATATATCTTCAATAGAATTTAATTTTTCAAGAATTAAGCCGTAATTGTTTTCTGTTATGGCTAACTTCTCTCTAATCTCTACCGGCGCTGTTTTATAGTTAAAACCTGTTGAGAATATAACCATCTTTACTCCAAAAATATGATTAAAAATATTATAGCATCTTATAAGATATGCTAAAATTTAGCCTATGAATATACTAAATCCGCAAGTAGAAGCTTACATAGAACAGTTAAACAGAATTGCCTTCATTGAAGATGAAGAAATCTTAAAAGAAATGGAAGACTATGCTCATAAAAATGACTTCCCTATCATTGATAGAACAGTTGGAAGACTAATTTATCTAATTACAAAGTTAAAAAATCCAAAATTAGTCGTAGAGCTTGGTTCTGGTTATGGATATTCTGCTTATTACTTTGCAAAAGCTATGAATGGCGGAAAGGTTGTATTAACAGACTATCAAGAAAGAAACCTATCTATGGCAAAATCGTATTTTGAAAGATTTGGTTTGTTAGATAAAACAGAGTTTAGAGTAGGAAATGCTATTGAGATAGCAAAAGAGTATAAAGATATTGATATTTTATTTCTGGATTTAGAAAAAACTAAATATCTTGAAGCTATTTTAACATTAAAAGACAATCTTAAAGTTGGTAGTTTAGTTATCGCTGACAATACGCTATGGTATGGCAAAGTTGCACAGGATAATCCAGATGAAAAAACAGCAAAAATTAAAGAATTTAATGAGCATATGTTTAAAAATAAAGAGTTTTTTAGTGTTTTAATTCCTTTAAGAGATGGTGTTCTAATTAGCAATAAGATTGAGTAAAAAAGCGATAAATTAACAATTCTCACAACGGCTATGCTCAATTATTAAAGCTAAGAATAACAATAGCTAAAACTATTTTTTAGATAGTATTTATAACTGGCTTTACTCATGTATTTTATAAATTTTTTAGACAATAGCTTCAAATTTCACCTCTCTTGTTCCAAATCGGACAGTCATTTGTTCTTTTTTGGACAGTAAAATATAAAAGTGTTTGTATTTACATAATAGAAAATTGGCATAAATTTTTAATATCACTTATAGCTCCTGCTGCACTTTTTCTTCAAGACCCACCTCCTGCAAGAATTTTGGAAGTTGGCCACCGGCTAACTTCCCTTTTTTATTAAAGATTCCAAGCTGAGAGATTTGAACAAATTGGCAAATACTATACAGTTCATGAACTTCAGTACAAAATAATTCGTAAATTACCTATCAAATGGATTAATAGGTAAAGTCTATGTTTTTATATACCTTGGGTGATAAATTAGTGGTTTTTAATAGAATTTAAAAATGAGATCCTTCGGTCTTATGGCCTCAGGATGACAGGGTAAGTGTAGGAGTTATTCATGAATCGCCCTTACGAAAGTAAAGTTATCATTATGCAGTCGGCGAAGAATTTCCAACTTTTACCTAATTCCTCACCTGAAATATAGGACAAAATCTATGTGATTATACCTTGAGATTAAATTTATGAAAGTGGCAAGCTCTAAGGCTTGCCGTTGTGTGAGTGTTATCCTTGAGTTTTTGATAAGAATTCTTTAATTTTTAATTCCATCATATCTTTTAAGAAAAGCTTTCTTCTTTTTAATCTTTCTTCTTCAGCTTCAATTTCTGGGTCTGGTGGAAAATGTTTTTCAAGCTTTTGAACTTTCCATTCTAATTCTTGATGCTCTTCATACATTTGCTTAAATTCTTCATCTGTCTCTAATAATTTTTTGATTGCTTCTTCTCTTGTCATGTCTGCCTCCTTGAATAGTTTTTTATGTACCATGTTGCCAGCTTGATAAATACTCTCTTTGTTCTTCTGTAAGTGTATCTATTTTTATTCCCATTGCACTTAGTTTTAATCTTGCAACTTCAAAATCCAGCTCATCAGGAACTTTGTATACTGTTTTTTCAAGTTTATCTGCATTTTTATAGACATATTCAGCAGATAAAGCCTGGTTTGCAAAAGACATATCCATTACTTGTGCTGGATGTCCTTCTGCTGCTGCAAGGTTTACAAGTCTTCCTTCAGCCAATACATACAGGTTTCTTCCATCTTTTAGGGTGTATTCTTTAACATTATCTCTTATTTCTCTTATTGCAACTGCCATTTCTTCAAGTGCTTTCAAGTTTATTTCAACATCAAAGTGTCCAGAATTACTTACAATAGCTCCATCTTTCATAACTTCTAAATGATGCTTATCTATTACATTTATATTTCCTGTTACAGTTACAAAAAAGTCTCCAATTTTTGCTGCTTCTTCCATTGGCATAACTCTATAGCCATCCATTACTGCTTCAAGAGCTTTTAGTGGGTCAACTTCTGTTACGATTACATCTGCACCCATTCCTCTTGCTCTCATTGCAACGCCTTTACCACACCATCCATAACCAGCAACAACAAATTTTGACCCGGCTATA
This is a stretch of genomic DNA from Sulfurihydrogenibium sp. YO3AOP1. It encodes these proteins:
- a CDS encoding AAA family ATPase, translating into MSYLDFFGLKEDPFKITPDPSFFYESLTHRTAKNLLKYVVENGEGFCVIVGEPGTGKTTILRKFLSDLPDKYIYALILNPNLQPEEFLKTLMDEFSLEYDKDISKDKILKILKLFLLENIKKGIKTLIIIDEAQLMPVETLEELRLLSNLETEKEKLIQIILVGQPELEEKLKLPKLRQLDHRITNKMFLNFLNLKEVEKYVMHRLKIANGENINIDPKVFEELYKNTEGIPRLINSVMSKALMSAYLENSQVIKPHHIRSALKSLLKEEKGEKKYLKTIILLVIPAFILILIYLVLRFLGG
- the lptA gene encoding lipopolysaccharide transport periplasmic protein LptA — its product is MHDINFLINKESPTFLEFFASRIYKLAFFIILFFVLVAYSQEKKETNKKEPVVITADKLEYFNKDKIAIYTGKVEAIKGNIKLNADMMKIFLDDKGDVSKIIATGNVYFEQENKWGKGKEAEYYKDKNLIILRNNAEVHQDKNVVEGDEIYYYIDEEKAIATSKTKRVRSIIFPKEKQE
- the lptC gene encoding LPS export ABC transporter periplasmic protein LptC — its product is MLEKSSRIFLLGLIFLVISYIFNQINDYIERENLNRLRYTNNTIENFIYISKSDKEYKLTGQKMVKVKENVHIEKPYLIYKSDDRSFDLTGDLATYYGQQKIIDIYNNVKVISKNLQLTTDKLFIDTERKIAYNYSQNYINSEKMQTVGKNLFFNFEEENIRLQNVKTTVRGKDA
- the hemA gene encoding glutamyl-tRNA reductase, which encodes MVIFSTGFNYKTAPVEIREKLAITENNYGLILEKLNSIEDIYEICVISTCNRVELYGVSNDNIEKVKEEILRILSQYSTVPVNTLKDYLFFYTNKEAIRHIFRVSSSLDSMVIGEPQIVCQFKDSFTKAKEYKAVRHILTRLFDKALNVSKKIRTSTGISRRAVSISYAAVLLAKKIFGDLKDKNVLIIGAGEMAELAAKHLHSLNVKHIFVSNRTFEKAVELADKFSGSAIRFEKIQEFLPEADIIIVSTGAKEPILKKEDVKRAIKSRKDPLFIIDISVPRNVEESVNELEGVYLYNIDDLKQVVNSNLEERKIEAQRAEFIIDEEVEKFVKWLNALKVSPIISSVRDYADKLRQQQLEKLFKQMPYLNEKERETIDLAMRSLINKLLHRPTMYIKDKAAKEGNTEVVKIFEDMFSSKWDFRKKGKNLEEIEDIVREEQ
- a CDS encoding O-methyltransferase; protein product: MNILNPQVEAYIEQLNRIAFIEDEEILKEMEDYAHKNDFPIIDRTVGRLIYLITKLKNPKLVVELGSGYGYSAYYFAKAMNGGKVVLTDYQERNLSMAKSYFERFGLLDKTEFRVGNAIEIAKEYKDIDILFLDLEKTKYLEAILTLKDNLKVGSLVIADNTLWYGKVAQDNPDEKTAKIKEFNEHMFKNKEFFSVLIPLRDGVLISNKIE
- a CDS encoding YdcH family protein, translating into MTREEAIKKLLETDEEFKQMYEEHQELEWKVQKLEKHFPPDPEIEAEEERLKRRKLFLKDMMELKIKEFLSKTQG
- the ahcY gene encoding adenosylhomocysteinase, which encodes MEYHIKDINLADKGLLRIQWAEKDMPVLRQIRERFSKDKPLKGLTIGACLHVTTETANLMITLKEGGANVYLTASNPLSTQDDVAAALVKYFEIPVFAIHGEDRDTYYSHLNAVLDRKPNITMDDGADLISLLHKERQDLIENVYGGTEETTTGVIRLKAMAKDGVLRFPVIAVNDAYTKHLFDNRYGTGQSTIDGILRATNRLIAGSKFVVAGYGWCGKGVAMRARGMGADVIVTEVDPLKALEAVMDGYRVMPMEEAAKIGDFFVTVTGNINVIDKHHLEVMKDGAIVSNSGHFDVEINLKALEEMAVAIREIRDNVKEYTLKDGRNLYVLAEGRLVNLAAAEGHPAQVMDMSFANQALSAEYVYKNADKLEKTVYKVPDELDFEVARLKLSAMGIKIDTLTEEQREYLSSWQHGT